The sequence GGAGGGCGGGGCCCCCCTGCGCCCTGATTACGGGGATGACGCCGTACTCGGGCTGTGCTGGGCGGTGAAGGTCGCGTGACAGACGAGGTCCGTCGTCATCGTGACGACCCCGTCCGCGCAGTCCGGGCGTCCGACCCACCCGGTGAAGCGCGAGCCGGCCGCGGGAGTCGCTCTCAACCTGACGACGGCGCCCGTCGTGAAGGCAGCCCAGCAGCCGGGCCAGCAGTCGATGCCGGCCGGTGAGCTCACGATCCTTCCGGTTCCCGACCCGACCTTCGCCACGGTCAGAACCTTGCGGAACCCCGACGTGGCGGCTTCCTTCACGGCGCCGGCGAGAGTCCTGAACCACCCCCCGTCCAGCCCTCGACCGACGAAGGGCGGATCGGATTTCGTCCAGTCCCAGCCGAGGAACACGATCTTGCCCGAGCCATACGGGATGATGACGACCGACGCGTTGACGCCGTTGTCGTAGACGCTCAAGGCCCGGCGGGGCAGGCGGGCAAGCGGGAGAAGACCGGTGCTGTCGTTCCCCGGCAGCGAAGCGGGGCCGCTCGCGAACCGCGTGAAGGCCGCGGTCGCCCGCCGGGTCGTCGTGACCCCGGTGCCGTTGACCGCCCCGGCCCGGAAGCCGAAGACGACCGAGAAGAGATCGTCGACCTTCTGCTTGGCCTCCTGAGAGCTGTGGATGATCAACCCGTGACCCGAGGCCACGTAGTTCCGCCAGACGGCCGCGATGTCGGCCGAGATCTCACCGGGGAGGTAGCACCAGCTCTCCTGCTCGGGGATCAGAAAGAAGTCGGCGGTCGCCAGCGCCGCGCTGTACTCGGCGGCCGTGGCCAGGAGGGTCCCGGGCTGGTGGAAGCCGAAGCTGCAGGCCCCGGTCGAGTCGTAGGGCCCGGCGATCGTCCGGACCGTGAGCCCCAGCGCCTTCAGGGCCGCCTGGACGTTGTCGGACTCCTGCGAGCCCTCCTGATACCCGGTCTGCCCCGAGTCCACGTAGCGCGTGCTGTTGAAGACCAGGACGTTGACGGCGTCCGCGGTGCGCGCCGCACCGAGGACGGCCAGCACCAGCCCGATCCACGCGATTCCCTGTTGCGCAGGCGTCATGGGGGCTACTCCTCTCGCGGTGCCTGGCCGGTCGCCACCGTACCCGCCATCGGGCAGGCGGGGTCGTCCCGCGGTGGCCAGGAGCGCAGGACGCCACCCACCGGTGGCAGAGCAAGCGTTGTGCCATCGCCAAGCGCGCATGGATGGCCGTGGGGCTGGCCGGCGTGATGCGCGGTGTTGCGCGGCGCGCGCAATTGTTGCCGCACCCAGGGACCCCGGCGCCGTCGGAGGGTGAGACGTCCCCCCCCGCTCGGCAGGGGCGGCGGCAGAGCCGCCGTCAGCCGAGCGGGCTACCCGGTCGCGGCGCGGCGAGCCGACACCCTCGAGCTCTCACTTGATCGCCAGGGGGTTCACCGGCGTGCCGACGGCCCCGCTGATCGGGAGCGGCGGCGCCGCCGGGGCGCTTGATGGCGCCGGTGGTGAAGTCCGGGCCGGTGAGAATCATCCGGTGGATGGGGTTGAAGCGCCGCGGCTGGTTGATCTGGGGGCCCGTGTTGTCGAGCGGGATGGCCAGCGAGAACGTGACTCCGCAATTCACCATCCCCATGGCTCGGACGATCGTCTCGGGGCCGATGTAGTTCAGGGTCCCCAGCTCGTCGCCGGGCCCCCACTTGCCCCAGTTGCTGCACCTCCGGCCCGTCTCTCGCACGACGTCGGCCATGGATCGCGCGGGTTCCTACCGGTGCTGGCGGGAGGAGGGCGCCTTCGGGGGCGCCGCCGGCGGCCCCGGCGTCGGCGCCGGCGCTGGGACGGGCGTCACGGGCTGAATCCGATTGGCGAACAGGAAGCCCCAGACGAAGTCGGTCTGAAGCACCATGAGCGCCGGGGGCTGGTTGCTCCGGTGATACCAGTCCGGAACCGGGATCCCGTAGTTGCTCTGTCCGTACCCGACCTCGCTCAGCTCGTTGAGGAAGACCCCGAGGGCCGGCGGGATGGTGCCGTCGGCGGTGGTGCCGGCCCGAGCGTGGCAGCTGATGCACGACGACGTCTGGGCGAACCCGCCTTCGGTCACCGAGTTGCCGAGCCGGGTCGGGCGCCCCATCGAATCGGTGAACTGGACCTGCGAGCCCTTCAGGCGATAGCTCAGCCAGCCCCGGTCGTGGCGCGACGGCACCAGGATGCCGTCCGCTCCCGGGACCGCGTTCCGGGTGCCGATGGCCAGGGCGTCGAAGACGCGCCGCAAGGAATCCGAGATGGCTCCGCTGGGATAGGCCTGGCCCGTGTCGAAGACCCAGCTCGGCAGGAGCAGGCCGTCACAGCGCAGGCGGGGCGTGGTGAAGTTGGTGGCCTGGTTCGGCCCGACGGAGTCGGCCGTGCGGTAGCCGTGCGAGTCGTTGCACCCCGCGTAATCGCAGCGCCCGGGGTTGTCCACGTGCTCGAACGTCGCCCACGCCCAGTTGGGGGTGTCCTTGGACGAGATGTGCATGGCGACCAGCCAGTGTTCGCCGGGCTCCAGGATCGTGCCGTTGTCGTCGGTGACCGGGGACAGGAGGGTCATCTTGATGTACGGGCGGCCCGGGTCCTCCCGGATGCCGATCCGCTCGGCTCGCTCCCGGTTGAGCCAGTTGGTCTTGAGCATGATGGCCGAGACTGGAAGGTCGATCTCCGCGAGCGCGCCGGCCGTGTTCTTCAGCCGGTACGGCGCGCCGTGTTCCCTGGCGTCCAGGTTCCCGCGGTTCCGGTTGAAGACCGCGATCAGGCCCTCCTGGTTGTAGAGGTCGTGCCGGAAGATGTAGTCGAACATGGCCTTGTTGCGGAACACGAGCTCCGCCATCGACTGGCGGATCCGCCGGCCGGGATCCGGCTCGGCCAGCCGGGCGCGCACCGACGCCTCTCGGCCGAAGCCGGGCAGGTGGGCCTTGAACGGATCGAGGCCGACATGGAGCGGCATTCCGGCCGTCGATGCGTGTCGTCCGGGATGGTCCCCCGGAAAATACGGACAGTATTTCGCCGGGTACCGCGGATCGTCGTAGCCCGGATTGTCCCGGCGATCGGGATGGCAGCACGCCGCCGGATCGGCACCGGGCGTGCCACAGAGCGGCAGCGGATTGGTGGGCCGGCAATCAGGATCGTCGCGGGAGCAGACCTGGTTGGCCGGCCACGTATACTGGTCGGCCGCCCAGCCCTTCCAGAACTCCTGGCTCACGGCGTCGGCGAACAGCTTCCAGGCGAACATGTCCGGACAGGTCATCGCCGGATTGGTGATCGCGGACGCACAGACGATCCGCCCGTCGCTGACGCTCATGCCGCACTCGGCGGCGTCCTGGGGCTTGCTCATGAAGTACATGGCGTACTTGATCTTGTTCGGCACGTCGCTGCACGGCGCCGGCGATGACGCCGTCTGGGGGAGCCCCGGCTGCGCGAGGAGGTCGATGGCGAGGAGCAAGCCGAGGGAGGCGACGCCGATGGGCCATGTCCGGGATCCGCGAGGCACCATGGTGGCTACCTGTTCGACCACCTGAACTGGTAGTAGATCCAGTTGCTCTTGTCGGCCGCCACCGACAGGCCCTCGGCGGCGGCCTGGAAGGACCCCTGACCGCACTCGCCCTTCTTCCAGATGAAGCCCTTCGGGAGATGGACGTCCGCCAGGTGCTCGGCCCCGGTCACGGGATTCTTGAAGGTGTCGCCCCGGCCCTCGCCCACGCCCTCAGCCCGGAAGGTGCTCTTGCGTCCCTTGCCGGTGATCGTGATCTTGGCCTTCACGAGCCCCACCACCTGGTAGGTCGGACCCAGGACCTCGAACGGCATGCCGCCGAGCGTGCCGGTGAAGATCTCCCTCAGGGCCGCCACCTGCTTGTCCCGGGTCGCCGCGTCCACGATGAACACGGCCTTGCCGTTCCCCTCGTGAATGGCCTTCGGCCAGGCGTAGATGCCGGCGTACTTCACCCCCGAGAGATTCACCTCGCCGCACGCGCCCTCGGCGATGCGTGCCCCGACGAACGCCCGACAGCTCCCGTCCTCGGAGTTCGGAAACCCGCCGAAGTTGCACCCGCAGCCAAAGTCGCAATTGCAGAACTCGTAGCCCTCACCCTTCAACGACCAACGGGTGACCGGTTGCTTTGTCGCCATACGCTTCCTCCCTCATGGGTCCGGCATGTCGGTCGCTCCGGCGCAGCGCGAGACGCTGCCTGCCGGGCCTGGTCGGCCGCGGGCCACATGATAGCAAAGGGGGGCGCACCGGGACAGGGTCGCCGGGGCCGGTGGCGGGCAGGGCGGGTCGTTATCCGGAACGGGGACGGCGGCGGGGCGGCGCCGGGCTCAGCTGGCGAAGCACGACGTCGATGTCGTCTCGGCCCTTCCGGTCTCGAAGGGCCGCCTCGTACCGCTGGCGCTGCTCGCGAAGCGCCCCGAGGGCGGCCTCGTGCGCTCGGCGCAGCTCGGCGTGCTGGGCGACGAGCTGGCGGAGCCGCTCCGTCGTCTCGGCATGACGCGGACCGAGATCCTGGAGAGCCCCCGCCGCCGCGTCCCCCTCCCGTCGAAGCGCCTCGTGCGCGACCTGGAGGTCGGTCAGGGCCCGGGCCATCTCCGCGTGACGCGCCTCGAGGTCCCGCAGCGCCCGGGCGGCCGCGTCGCGCTCGCGCCGAAGGCCGTCGCGCTCCGCCAGAAGCTCGGCCACCGGCGTCGTGGCACCGTCCGGGGCGGCCTCCGGCACC is a genomic window of Candidatus Methylomirabilota bacterium containing:
- a CDS encoding DUF1326 domain-containing protein, whose protein sequence is MATKQPVTRWSLKGEGYEFCNCDFGCGCNFGGFPNSEDGSCRAFVGARIAEGACGEVNLSGVKYAGIYAWPKAIHEGNGKAVFIVDAATRDKQVAALREIFTGTLGGMPFEVLGPTYQVVGLVKAKITITGKGRKSTFRAEGVGEGRGDTFKNPVTGAEHLADVHLPKGFIWKKGECGQGSFQAAAEGLSVAADKSNWIYYQFRWSNR